One genomic window of Pseudomonas aeruginosa includes the following:
- the metK gene encoding methionine adenosyltransferase, translated as MSEYSVFTSESVSEGHPDKIADQISDAVLDAIIAKDKYARVACETLVKTGVAIIAGEVTTSAWVDLEELVRKVIIDIGYDSSDVGFDGATCGVLNIIGKQSVDINQGVDRAKPEDQGAGDQGLMFGYASNETDVLMPAPICFSHRLVERQAEARKSGLLPWLRPDAKSQVTCRYEGGKVVGIDAVVLSTQHNPEVSYNDLRDGVMELIIKQVLPAELLHKDTQFHINPTGNFVIGGPVGDCGLTGRKIIVDSYGGMARHGGGAFSGKDPSKVDRSAAYAGRYVAKNIVAAGLAERCEIQVSYAIGVAQPTSISINTFGTGKVSDEKIVQLVREHFDLRPYAITKMLDLLHPMYQPTAAYGHFGRHPFELTVDGDTFTAFTWEKTDKAALLRDAAGL; from the coding sequence ATGAGCGAATATTCCGTTTTCACCTCCGAGTCCGTGTCCGAAGGCCATCCGGACAAGATCGCGGACCAGATCTCCGACGCGGTGCTGGACGCCATCATCGCCAAGGACAAGTACGCTCGCGTGGCATGCGAAACCCTGGTCAAGACCGGCGTGGCGATCATCGCCGGTGAAGTCACCACCTCCGCCTGGGTCGACCTGGAAGAGCTGGTGCGCAAGGTCATCATCGACATCGGCTACGACAGCTCCGACGTCGGCTTCGATGGTGCCACCTGCGGCGTGCTGAACATCATCGGCAAGCAGTCGGTGGACATCAACCAGGGCGTCGACCGGGCCAAGCCGGAAGACCAGGGCGCCGGCGACCAGGGCCTGATGTTCGGCTACGCCAGCAACGAGACCGACGTGCTGATGCCGGCGCCGATCTGCTTCTCCCACCGCCTGGTCGAGCGCCAGGCCGAGGCGCGCAAGTCCGGCCTGCTGCCATGGCTGCGCCCGGACGCCAAGTCCCAGGTGACCTGCCGCTACGAAGGCGGCAAGGTGGTCGGCATCGATGCGGTGGTGCTGTCCACCCAGCACAACCCGGAAGTCTCCTATAACGACCTGCGCGACGGCGTGATGGAGCTGATCATCAAGCAGGTGCTGCCGGCCGAGCTGCTGCACAAGGACACCCAGTTCCACATCAACCCGACCGGCAACTTCGTGATCGGCGGCCCGGTCGGCGACTGCGGCCTGACCGGACGCAAGATCATCGTCGACTCCTACGGCGGCATGGCCCGCCACGGCGGCGGCGCGTTCTCCGGCAAGGACCCGTCCAAGGTCGACCGCTCCGCCGCCTACGCCGGCCGCTACGTGGCGAAGAACATCGTCGCCGCCGGCCTCGCCGAGCGTTGCGAGATCCAGGTTTCCTATGCCATCGGCGTGGCCCAGCCGACCTCGATCTCGATCAACACCTTCGGCACCGGCAAGGTCAGCGACGAGAAGATCGTACAACTGGTCCGCGAGCACTTCGACCTGCGCCCGTACGCGATCACCAAGATGCTCGACCTGCTCCACCCGATGTACCAGCCGACCGCGGCCTACGGCCACTTCGGTCGTCATCCGTTCGAGCTGACCGTGGACGGCGATACCTTCACCGCGTTCACCTGGGAGAAGACCGACAAGGCCGCTCTCCTGCGCGATGCCGCCGGCCTCTGA
- a CDS encoding ArsR/SmtB family transcription factor yields the protein MSLRVPSIRPDDYDPLAALCKAAGDSLRLNVLRALANDSFGVLELAQIFAIGQSGMSHHLKVLAQAGLVATRREGNAIFYRRSLPLAERTGGALHAALLEEVDERALPDDVRARIDAVHAQRAAVSQDFFARAADKFQAQQDLIAGLPQYRESVLALLDALAFAPGATALEVGPGDGGFLPELARRFRQVTALDNSAAMLELARQRCKEEGLGNVRLELADALQDAAEPADCVVLNMVLHHFAAPAEALKQLARLVHPGGSLLVTDLCRHNQGWAREACGDLWLGFEQEDLAQWADAAGLTPGESLYIGLRNGFQIQVRHFARDASESRLTHR from the coding sequence ATGAGCCTTCGCGTGCCTTCGATACGACCAGACGACTACGACCCGCTCGCCGCGCTGTGCAAGGCGGCTGGCGACTCGCTGCGACTGAATGTGTTGCGCGCCCTGGCCAACGATTCGTTCGGCGTGCTGGAGCTGGCGCAGATCTTCGCCATCGGCCAGTCGGGCATGAGCCACCACCTCAAGGTGCTGGCCCAGGCCGGGCTGGTGGCGACGCGCCGCGAGGGCAACGCGATCTTCTACCGACGTTCGCTGCCCCTGGCCGAACGCACCGGCGGCGCGCTGCACGCGGCGCTGCTGGAGGAAGTGGACGAACGGGCGCTACCCGACGACGTGCGGGCGCGGATCGATGCCGTGCACGCCCAGCGCGCGGCGGTCAGCCAGGACTTCTTCGCCCGCGCGGCGGACAAGTTCCAGGCCCAGCAGGACCTGATCGCAGGACTGCCGCAATACCGTGAGAGCGTGTTGGCCTTGCTCGACGCACTGGCCTTCGCCCCCGGCGCCACGGCGCTGGAGGTCGGCCCGGGGGACGGCGGATTCCTGCCGGAACTCGCCAGGCGTTTCCGCCAGGTCACGGCGCTGGACAACAGCGCGGCGATGCTGGAACTGGCGCGCCAGCGCTGCAAGGAAGAAGGATTGGGCAACGTCCGCCTGGAATTGGCCGATGCCCTGCAGGACGCCGCCGAACCGGCCGATTGCGTGGTGCTGAACATGGTCCTGCACCACTTCGCCGCGCCGGCGGAGGCGCTGAAACAGTTGGCCCGCCTGGTCCATCCGGGCGGCAGCCTGCTGGTGACGGACTTGTGCCGGCACAACCAGGGCTGGGCCAGGGAGGCCTGCGGCGACCTCTGGTTGGGTTTCGAACAGGAGGACCTGGCCCAGTGGGCCGACGCCGCAGGGCTCACGCCCGGCGAGAGTCTTTACATTGGTTTACGCAATGGCTTCCAGATCCAGGTCCGGCACTTCGCCAGGGATGCATCCGAAAGCCGCCTCACCCACCGGTAA
- the tkt gene encoding transketolase, whose amino-acid sequence MPSRRERANAIRALSMDAVQKANSGHPGAPMGMADIAEVLWRDYMQHNPSNPQWANRDRFVLSNGHGSMLIYSLLHLTGYDLGIEDLKNFRQLNSRTPGHPEYGYTAGVETTTGPLGQGIANAVGMALAEKVLAAQFNRDGHVVVDHYTYAFLGDGCMMEGISHEVASLAGTLRLNKLIAFYDDNGISIDGEVHGWFTDDTPKRFEAYGWQVIRNVDGHDADEIKTAIDTARKSDQPTLICCKTVIGFGSPNKQGKEECHGAPLGADEIAATRAALGWEHAPFEIPAQIYAEWDAKESGAAQEAEWNKRFAAYQAAHPELAAELLRRLKGELPADFAEKAAAYVADVANKGETIASRKASQNALNAFGPLLPELLGGSADLAGSNLTLWKGCKGVSADDAAGNYVFYGVREFGMSAIMNGVALHGGFIPYGATFLIFMEYARNAVRMSALMKQRVLYVFTHDSIGLGEDGPTHQPIEQLASLRLTPNLDTWRPADAVESAVAWKHAIERADGPSALIFSRQNLPHQARDVAQVADIARGGYVLKDCEGEPELILIATGSEVGLAVQAYDKLSEQGRKVRVVSMPCTSVYEQQDESYKQSVLPVEVGARIAIEAAHADYWYKYVGLDGRIIGMTSFGESAPAPALFEHFGFTLDNVLAVAEELLED is encoded by the coding sequence ATGCCCAGCCGTCGTGAGCGAGCCAATGCCATCCGTGCACTGAGCATGGATGCCGTGCAGAAAGCCAACAGCGGCCACCCGGGCGCCCCGATGGGCATGGCCGATATCGCCGAGGTCCTCTGGCGCGACTACATGCAGCACAACCCGAGCAACCCGCAGTGGGCCAACCGCGACCGCTTCGTGCTGTCCAACGGCCACGGCTCGATGCTGATCTACTCCCTGCTGCACCTCACCGGGTACGACCTCGGCATCGAGGACCTGAAGAACTTCCGCCAGCTCAACTCGCGCACCCCGGGCCACCCGGAGTACGGCTACACCGCCGGCGTCGAGACCACCACCGGTCCGCTCGGCCAGGGCATCGCCAATGCGGTGGGCATGGCGCTGGCGGAGAAGGTCCTGGCCGCCCAGTTCAACCGCGACGGTCACGTGGTGGTCGACCACTACACCTACGCCTTCCTCGGCGACGGCTGCATGATGGAAGGCATTTCCCATGAGGTCGCCTCGCTGGCCGGCACCCTGCGCCTGAACAAGCTGATCGCCTTCTACGACGACAACGGCATTTCCATCGACGGCGAGGTCCACGGCTGGTTCACCGACGACACCCCGAAGCGCTTCGAGGCCTATGGCTGGCAAGTGATCCGCAACGTCGACGGGCATGACGCCGACGAGATCAAGACCGCCATCGATACCGCGCGCAAGAGCGACCAGCCGACCCTGATCTGCTGCAAGACCGTGATCGGTTTCGGCTCGCCGAACAAGCAGGGCAAGGAAGAGTGCCACGGCGCGCCGCTGGGCGCCGACGAGATCGCCGCGACCCGCGCCGCGCTGGGCTGGGAGCACGCTCCGTTCGAGATCCCGGCGCAGATCTACGCCGAGTGGGACGCCAAGGAATCCGGCGCCGCCCAGGAAGCCGAGTGGAACAAGCGTTTCGCCGCCTACCAGGCTGCCCATCCGGAACTGGCCGCCGAATTGCTGCGCCGCCTGAAGGGCGAGCTGCCGGCCGACTTCGCCGAGAAGGCCGCGGCCTACGTCGCCGATGTTGCCAACAAGGGTGAGACCATCGCCAGCCGCAAGGCCAGCCAGAACGCGCTGAACGCCTTCGGCCCGCTGCTGCCGGAGCTGCTCGGCGGTTCCGCCGACCTGGCCGGCTCCAACCTGACCTTGTGGAAGGGCTGCAAGGGCGTCAGCGCCGACGACGCCGCCGGCAACTACGTGTTCTACGGCGTGCGCGAATTCGGCATGAGCGCGATCATGAATGGCGTCGCCCTGCACGGCGGTTTCATTCCCTACGGTGCGACCTTCCTGATCTTCATGGAATACGCGCGCAACGCCGTGCGCATGTCCGCATTGATGAAGCAGCGCGTGCTCTACGTGTTCACCCACGACTCCATCGGCCTCGGCGAGGACGGCCCGACCCACCAGCCGATCGAACAACTGGCCAGCCTGCGCCTGACCCCGAACCTGGACACCTGGCGCCCGGCCGACGCGGTCGAGTCGGCGGTGGCCTGGAAGCATGCCATCGAGCGTGCCGACGGTCCGTCCGCGCTGATCTTCTCCCGCCAGAACCTGCCGCACCAGGCGCGCGACGTCGCCCAGGTGGCCGACATCGCCCGCGGCGGCTACGTGCTGAAGGACTGCGAAGGCGAGCCGGAACTGATCCTGATCGCCACCGGTTCGGAAGTCGGCCTGGCCGTGCAGGCCTACGACAAGCTCAGCGAGCAGGGCCGCAAGGTCCGTGTGGTATCGATGCCATGCACCAGCGTCTACGAGCAGCAGGACGAGTCCTACAAGCAGTCCGTGCTGCCGGTGGAAGTCGGCGCGCGCATCGCCATCGAGGCCGCCCATGCCGACTACTGGTACAAGTACGTCGGTCTCGACGGGCGCATCATCGGCATGACCAGCTTCGGCGAGTCGGCGCCGGCCCCGGCGCTGTTCGAGCACTTCGGCTTCACCCTGGACAACGTCCTGGCGGTGGCCGAGGAGCTGCTGGAAGACTGA
- the otnI gene encoding 2-oxo-tetronate isomerase — MPRFAANLSMLYPRHDFLERFAAAAADGFEGVEYLFPYAYPAAELKARLDDHGLRQVLFNAAPGDWDKGERGLASLPGREAEFRRAIAQAIDYAQVLGNRHIHVMAGLLPAGADRIRHRETYLDNLAHAAREAAGAGLTVLIEPINNRDMPGFFLTRQDDAQAICREVGADNLQVQFDCYHCQIVEGDLATTLRRDIGNIGHVQIAGVPDRHEPDDDNEVNYPYLFELLERLGYQGWIGCEYRPRGDTSAGLEWLRRWRATRRDG; from the coding sequence ATGCCCCGCTTCGCCGCCAACCTCAGCATGCTCTACCCCCGCCACGACTTCCTCGAACGCTTCGCCGCCGCCGCGGCGGACGGCTTCGAGGGCGTGGAGTACCTGTTCCCCTATGCCTACCCTGCGGCCGAACTGAAGGCCCGGCTGGACGACCACGGCCTGCGCCAGGTGCTGTTCAATGCCGCACCCGGCGACTGGGACAAGGGCGAGCGCGGCCTGGCCAGCCTGCCGGGGCGCGAGGCCGAATTCCGCCGCGCCATCGCCCAGGCCATCGACTATGCCCAGGTCCTCGGCAACCGCCACATCCATGTCATGGCCGGACTGCTGCCGGCCGGCGCCGACCGCATCCGCCACCGCGAGACCTACCTCGACAACCTCGCCCATGCCGCCCGCGAGGCCGCCGGTGCCGGGCTGACGGTGCTCATAGAGCCGATCAACAACCGCGACATGCCGGGCTTCTTCCTCACCCGCCAGGACGACGCCCAGGCCATCTGCCGCGAGGTCGGCGCGGACAACCTGCAGGTACAGTTCGACTGCTACCACTGCCAGATCGTCGAGGGCGACCTGGCCACCACCCTGCGTCGCGACATCGGCAATATCGGCCACGTCCAGATCGCCGGGGTACCCGACCGCCACGAGCCGGATGACGACAACGAAGTGAACTACCCCTACCTGTTCGAGCTACTCGAACGGCTCGGCTACCAGGGCTGGATCGGCTGCGAGTACCGTCCGCGCGGCGACACCTCGGCAGGCCTGGAATGGCTGCGGCGCTGGCGCGCTACTCGACGCGACGGATGA
- the epd gene encoding erythrose-4-phosphate dehydrogenase, whose amino-acid sequence MSTPPFRVALNGYGRIGRCVLRALHERPEQLGFEIVALNDLADQASVEYLTRFDSTHGRFPGEVKVDGDCLHINGDCVKVLRSPTPEAIDWQALRVDLVLECSGQYTNRAQAERFLRAGAPRVLFSQPMASEADIDATIVYGVNQQDLSGRETLVSNASCTTNCGVPLLKLLNEAIGLEYVSITTIHSAMNDQPVIDAYHHEDLRRTRSAFQSVIPVSTGLARGIERLLPELAGRIQAKAIRVPTVNVSALDITLQTSRDTSAAEINRVLREAAESGPLRGLLAYTELPHASCDFNHDPHSAIVDGSQTRVSGPRLVNLLAWFDNEWGFANRMLDVAGHYLRAAVPDQQVPKD is encoded by the coding sequence ATGTCCACCCCGCCTTTTCGCGTCGCGCTCAATGGCTATGGCCGTATCGGCCGCTGCGTCCTGCGCGCGCTGCACGAGCGCCCGGAGCAACTGGGCTTCGAGATCGTCGCGCTGAACGACCTGGCCGACCAGGCCAGCGTCGAGTACCTGACCCGCTTCGACTCCACCCATGGCCGCTTTCCCGGCGAAGTGAAGGTCGACGGCGACTGCCTGCACATCAACGGCGATTGCGTGAAGGTGCTGCGCAGCCCGACTCCGGAGGCCATCGACTGGCAGGCGCTGCGGGTCGACCTGGTGCTGGAGTGCTCCGGCCAGTACACCAATCGCGCCCAGGCCGAGCGTTTCCTCCGCGCCGGCGCGCCGCGGGTGCTGTTCTCGCAGCCGATGGCGAGCGAGGCGGACATCGACGCCACCATCGTCTATGGGGTCAACCAGCAGGACCTCAGCGGCCGCGAAACGCTGGTCTCCAACGCCTCCTGCACGACCAATTGCGGGGTGCCGCTGCTCAAGCTGCTGAACGAGGCGATCGGCCTGGAATACGTGTCGATCACCACCATCCACTCGGCGATGAACGACCAGCCGGTGATCGACGCCTACCACCATGAGGACCTGCGCCGTACCCGTTCGGCGTTCCAGTCGGTGATCCCGGTGTCCACCGGTCTGGCGCGCGGCATCGAACGCCTGTTGCCGGAACTTGCCGGGCGCATCCAGGCCAAAGCCATACGCGTGCCCACGGTGAACGTCTCGGCGCTGGACATCACCCTGCAGACTTCCCGCGACACCTCCGCCGCCGAGATCAACCGGGTGCTTCGCGAGGCCGCCGAAAGCGGCCCGCTGCGCGGACTGCTGGCTTATACCGAGCTGCCGCACGCCAGTTGCGATTTCAACCACGACCCCCATTCGGCCATCGTCGATGGCAGCCAGACCCGCGTTTCCGGGCCTCGCCTGGTCAACCTGCTGGCCTGGTTCGACAACGAATGGGGATTCGCCAACCGTATGCTCGACGTCGCCGGACACTACCTGCGCGCCGCCGTGCCTGATCAACAAGTACCCAAGGACTGA
- a CDS encoding phosphoglycerate kinase produces MTVLKMTDLDLKGKRVLIREDLNVPVKDGQVQSDARIKAALPTLKLALEKGAAVMVCSHLGRPTEGEFSAENSLKPVAEYLSKALGREVPLLADYLDGVEVKAGDLVLFENVRFNKGEKKNADELAQKYAALCDVFVMDAFGTAHRAEGSTHGVARFAKVAAAGPLLAAELDALGKALGNPARPMAAIVAGSKVSTKLDVLNSLAGICDQLIVGGGIANTFLAAAGHKVGKSLYEADLVETAKAIAAKVKVPLPVDVVVAKEFAESAVATVKAIAEVADDDMILDIGPQTAAQFAELLKTSKTILWNGPVGVFEFDQFGEGTRTLANAIADSAAFSIAGGGDTLAAIDKYGIAERISYISTGGGAFLEFVEGKVLPAVEILEQRAKG; encoded by the coding sequence ATGACCGTGTTGAAGATGACTGACCTCGACCTCAAAGGTAAGCGCGTGCTGATCCGCGAGGACCTCAACGTGCCCGTGAAGGACGGCCAGGTGCAGAGCGATGCACGGATCAAGGCCGCCCTGCCGACCCTCAAGCTGGCCCTGGAGAAGGGCGCGGCGGTGATGGTCTGCTCGCACCTGGGCCGACCGACCGAGGGCGAGTTCTCCGCCGAGAACAGCCTGAAGCCGGTGGCCGAGTACCTGTCCAAGGCCCTGGGCCGCGAAGTGCCGCTGCTGGCCGACTACCTCGACGGCGTCGAGGTCAAGGCGGGCGACCTGGTGCTGTTCGAGAACGTGCGCTTCAACAAGGGCGAGAAGAAGAACGCTGACGAGCTGGCGCAGAAGTACGCTGCGCTGTGCGACGTGTTCGTGATGGATGCCTTCGGTACCGCCCACCGCGCCGAGGGGTCGACCCACGGCGTGGCCAGGTTCGCCAAGGTCGCCGCCGCCGGCCCGCTGCTGGCCGCCGAACTGGACGCGCTGGGCAAGGCGCTGGGCAACCCGGCGCGGCCGATGGCGGCGATCGTCGCCGGCTCCAAGGTTTCCACCAAGCTCGACGTGCTGAACAGCCTGGCCGGCATCTGCGACCAACTGATCGTCGGCGGCGGCATCGCCAACACCTTCCTCGCCGCGGCCGGACACAAGGTCGGCAAGTCACTGTACGAGGCCGACCTGGTCGAGACCGCCAAGGCCATCGCCGCCAAGGTCAAGGTGCCGCTGCCGGTGGACGTGGTGGTGGCCAAGGAATTCGCCGAGAGCGCCGTGGCGACCGTCAAGGCCATCGCCGAGGTCGCCGATGACGACATGATCCTCGACATCGGCCCGCAGACCGCCGCGCAGTTCGCCGAGCTGCTGAAGACCTCGAAGACCATCCTGTGGAACGGTCCGGTCGGGGTGTTCGAGTTCGACCAGTTCGGCGAGGGCACCCGTACCCTGGCCAATGCCATCGCCGATAGCGCGGCGTTCTCCATCGCCGGCGGCGGCGATACCCTGGCGGCGATCGACAAGTACGGCATCGCCGAGCGGATCTCCTATATTTCCACCGGTGGCGGCGCGTTCCTTGAGTTCGTCGAGGGCAAGGTCCTGCCGGCCGTGGAAATCCTGGAGCAGCGCGCCAAGGGCTGA
- a CDS encoding MliC family protein, which produces MNYSRIALFGGFAAAALLAGCSASSGKPGGKDWTRWTCDSKAVIEWRYIDGSKNIVDLRLKDEDDVVHHLEQEPAAVGAFYSDGRLGFHLENDEGLVYWVETDDLIGRGCKAR; this is translated from the coding sequence ATGAACTACTCGCGTATCGCCCTGTTCGGCGGCTTCGCCGCCGCGGCGCTGCTGGCCGGCTGCTCCGCTTCCTCCGGCAAGCCGGGCGGCAAGGACTGGACCCGCTGGACCTGCGACAGCAAGGCGGTGATCGAATGGCGCTATATCGACGGCAGCAAGAACATCGTCGACCTGCGCCTGAAGGACGAGGACGACGTGGTCCACCACTTGGAGCAGGAACCTGCGGCCGTCGGCGCTTTCTATAGCGACGGACGCCTGGGCTTCCACCTGGAGAACGACGAAGGCCTGGTGTACTGGGTCGAAACCGACGACCTCATCGGTCGCGGTTGCAAGGCGCGCTGA
- the fba gene encoding class II fructose-bisphosphate aldolase (catalyzes the reversible aldol condensation of dihydroxyacetonephosphate and glyceraldehyde 3-phosphate in the Calvin cycle, glycolysis, and/or gluconeogenesis) — protein sequence MALISMRQMLDHAAEFGYGVPAFNVNNLEQMRAIMEAADKTDSPVIVQASAGARKYAGAPFLRHLILAAIEEFPHIPVVMHQDHGTSPDVCQRSIQLGFSSVMMDGSLREDGKTPADYDYNVRVTQQTVAFAHACGVSVEGELGCLGSLETGMAGEEDGVGAEGVLDHSQLLTDPEEAADFVKKTKVDALAIAIGTSHGAYKFTKPPTGDTLSIQRIKEIHARIPDTHLVMHGSSSVPQDWLAIINEYGGEIKETYGVPVEEIVEGIKYGVRKVNIDTDLRLASTGAIRRFLAQNPSEFDPRKYFSKTVEAMRDICIARYEAFGTAGNASKIKPISLEGMFQRYARGELDPKVN from the coding sequence ATGGCACTCATCAGCATGCGCCAGATGCTGGATCACGCCGCCGAATTCGGCTACGGCGTGCCGGCCTTCAACGTCAACAACCTCGAGCAGATGCGCGCCATCATGGAAGCGGCGGACAAGACCGATTCGCCCGTGATCGTCCAGGCTTCCGCCGGTGCTCGCAAATACGCCGGCGCGCCCTTCCTGCGCCACCTGATCCTCGCCGCGATCGAAGAATTCCCGCACATCCCGGTGGTCATGCACCAGGATCACGGCACCAGTCCCGACGTCTGCCAGCGTTCCATCCAGCTGGGCTTCAGCTCGGTGATGATGGACGGCTCCCTGCGTGAAGACGGCAAGACCCCTGCCGACTACGACTACAACGTCCGTGTGACCCAGCAGACCGTGGCGTTCGCCCATGCCTGCGGCGTGTCCGTGGAAGGCGAGCTGGGCTGCCTGGGTTCCCTGGAAACCGGCATGGCCGGCGAGGAAGACGGCGTCGGCGCGGAAGGCGTGCTGGACCACAGCCAGTTGCTGACCGATCCGGAAGAAGCCGCCGACTTCGTGAAGAAGACCAAGGTCGACGCCCTGGCCATCGCCATCGGCACCAGCCACGGCGCCTACAAGTTCACCAAGCCGCCGACCGGGGACACCCTGTCGATCCAGCGCATCAAGGAAATCCACGCGCGCATCCCGGACACCCACCTGGTGATGCACGGCTCTTCCTCGGTACCGCAGGACTGGCTGGCGATCATCAACGAGTACGGCGGCGAGATCAAAGAGACCTACGGCGTGCCGGTCGAGGAAATCGTCGAGGGCATCAAGTACGGCGTGCGCAAGGTGAACATCGACACCGACCTGCGCCTGGCCTCCACCGGTGCCATCCGCCGCTTCCTGGCGCAGAACCCGAGCGAGTTCGACCCGCGCAAGTACTTCTCCAAGACCGTCGAGGCCATGCGCGACATCTGCATCGCTCGCTACGAAGCCTTCGGCACCGCCGGCAACGCTTCCAAGATCAAGCCGATCTCCCTGGAAGGCATGTTCCAGCGCTACGCTCGCGGCGAGCTGGATCCGAAGGTCAACTAA
- a CDS encoding YybH family protein yields the protein MSSEVSAIRQLIEDWRAAVRASDVPRIVSYYAEDIVAFDAILQLQFKGRDAYQKHWQACTEMCKGPMTFDIAELQIHADPQVAFAHYLCHCGGTGPDGQPHSSWMRVSAGYRKHGDGWKVIHEHFSAPFDMDGKALFDLQP from the coding sequence ATGAGCAGCGAAGTCAGCGCCATCCGCCAATTGATCGAAGACTGGCGAGCCGCCGTCCGCGCCAGCGACGTTCCGCGCATCGTCTCGTACTACGCGGAGGACATCGTCGCCTTCGACGCCATCCTGCAATTGCAATTCAAGGGGCGCGACGCCTACCAGAAGCACTGGCAGGCCTGCACCGAGATGTGCAAAGGACCGATGACCTTCGATATCGCCGAACTGCAGATCCATGCCGACCCGCAGGTCGCCTTCGCCCACTACCTCTGCCACTGCGGCGGCACCGGCCCGGACGGCCAGCCGCACTCCTCGTGGATGCGGGTCAGCGCCGGCTACCGCAAGCACGGCGACGGCTGGAAGGTGATCCACGAGCATTTCTCGGCGCCGTTCGACATGGACGGCAAGGCGCTGTTCGACCTGCAGCCCTGA
- a CDS encoding class I SAM-dependent methyltransferase, producing the protein MSSVHSAAQQGFSAEAQRYAQGRPEYPEALSDWLRDALGLRPQTVAVDLGAGTGKFTRLLARTGARVVAVEPVDAMRAQLAEALPQVQALAGSAQSIPLANGFADALVCAQAFHWFATVEALEEMRRVLTAEGRLGLVWNVRDESLDWVAEITRIITPYEGDAPRFYKGDWRRPFERAPFGPLRLSTFAYEHVGPPEQVIVSRFLSVSFIAALPETEKNAVAAQLRELVASHPALKGREQVALPYRTEAYLAEAR; encoded by the coding sequence ATGTCGTCCGTACACAGCGCCGCCCAGCAAGGTTTCAGCGCCGAGGCCCAGCGTTACGCCCAGGGCCGGCCCGAGTATCCGGAAGCGCTCTCCGACTGGTTGCGCGATGCCCTTGGCCTGCGTCCGCAGACCGTCGCGGTGGACCTCGGCGCCGGCACCGGCAAGTTCACCCGCCTGCTGGCCCGTACCGGCGCGCGAGTGGTCGCGGTGGAACCGGTGGATGCGATGCGCGCCCAGCTTGCCGAAGCCTTGCCGCAGGTCCAGGCGCTGGCCGGTAGCGCCCAGTCGATTCCGCTGGCCAACGGCTTCGCCGACGCCCTGGTGTGCGCACAGGCCTTCCATTGGTTCGCCACCGTGGAGGCGCTGGAGGAAATGCGCCGCGTGCTGACGGCGGAAGGCAGGCTGGGGCTGGTGTGGAACGTGCGTGACGAGTCGCTGGATTGGGTCGCCGAGATCACTCGCATCATCACCCCCTACGAAGGCGACGCGCCGCGCTTCTACAAGGGCGACTGGCGTCGGCCGTTCGAGCGCGCGCCCTTCGGACCGCTGCGCTTGTCCACCTTCGCCTACGAGCATGTCGGCCCGCCGGAGCAGGTGATCGTCTCGCGCTTCCTTTCGGTGAGCTTCATCGCCGCCTTGCCGGAGACGGAAAAGAACGCCGTGGCGGCGCAATTGCGCGAGCTGGTCGCCAGCCATCCGGCGCTCAAGGGGAGGGAGCAGGTAGCGCTGCCCTATCGCACCGAGGCCTATCTGGCCGAGGCGCGCTAG